In Magnetospirillum sp. XM-1, a single window of DNA contains:
- a CDS encoding 4'-phosphopantetheinyl transferase superfamily protein codes for MRLDGQTRLYAGIAAAPEARRRALLGHLAAELGRPEADIAILRDPMGKPYLADPGLEYWFNCSSVDGLLLIASSRTGPVGADIETVQRCIPVWEDASRTFAPAEQALLAALNPPDRPLAFARLWTAKEAVLKASGTGIVHGMAEPGLEHLDDLPAPPPWRPVQMHVGGECYAVTWYTLPIDEVLVIAARAETSPKPGKT; via the coding sequence ATGCGATTAGATGGCCAAACCCGGCTTTATGCCGGTATCGCCGCCGCCCCCGAAGCCCGGCGGCGCGCCCTGCTCGGCCATCTGGCGGCCGAACTGGGACGGCCCGAGGCGGACATCGCCATCCTACGCGACCCAATGGGCAAGCCGTATCTGGCCGATCCCGGCCTGGAATACTGGTTCAACTGCTCGTCCGTGGATGGATTGCTGCTGATCGCCTCCTCGCGCACCGGGCCGGTGGGCGCCGACATCGAGACCGTCCAGCGCTGCATCCCGGTATGGGAGGACGCGTCCCGCACCTTCGCCCCCGCCGAGCAGGCGCTGCTCGCCGCCTTGAATCCGCCCGACCGCCCCCTGGCCTTCGCCCGGCTGTGGACCGCCAAGGAGGCGGTGCTGAAGGCAAGCGGTACCGGCATCGTCCATGGCATGGCCGAACCGGGACTGGAACACCTGGACGACTTACCCGCCCCTCCTCCCTGGCGGCCCGTTCAAATGCATGTAGGGGGTGAATGTTATGCCGTGACTTGGTATACCCTCCCCATCGACGAGGTTCTGGTCATCGCCGCCCGCGCCGAAACCTCGCCAAAACCGGGAAAAACGTGA
- a CDS encoding SEL1-like repeat protein, with protein MAREPEIVTRYRRLALENDPVAQFKLGDLYRLGYQVKRDLDEAVVWLVRSARQGNAEAMALLKKMAAEGVDVRRRVDDLPGKAPHAERPDYGTPPAEAAPPPPPPPEPVSAPPPTPVQAGPKVIALPEIEVETDPLHIGEFIADPARLRAAVDKGDTAAMVALGNAYREGKGVAPDLAEAVRLYTLAAKAGDARGQFSLGVMYDQGLGVAQSNAHALKWFREAAKQGDAQAQFNLGNMIQQGRGVESSAEVAVKWFRQAAEQGDAGAIFALGALYESGKGVEQDETQAVELYRQAADQGLASALHNLANMLRQGRGTDADPTEAAMMCRRAAEQGLPEAQYNYAVMLALGLGVDKDDDAAIRWFRRAAQSGDPRGEVQAAALERRRTAEASS; from the coding sequence ATGGCGCGCGAACCTGAGATCGTCACCCGTTATCGCCGTCTGGCGCTGGAGAATGATCCGGTCGCCCAGTTCAAGCTCGGCGATCTTTACCGCCTGGGCTATCAGGTCAAGCGCGATCTGGACGAGGCGGTGGTTTGGCTGGTCCGCTCGGCGCGCCAGGGCAACGCCGAGGCCATGGCCCTCTTGAAGAAGATGGCCGCCGAAGGGGTGGACGTACGCCGCCGGGTCGACGACCTGCCGGGCAAGGCGCCGCATGCGGAGCGCCCCGATTACGGAACGCCCCCGGCCGAGGCCGCGCCTCCGCCTCCACCTCCGCCGGAACCCGTTTCCGCGCCCCCTCCTACCCCCGTCCAGGCCGGTCCCAAGGTCATTGCCCTGCCCGAGATCGAGGTGGAGACCGACCCGCTGCATATCGGCGAGTTCATCGCCGACCCGGCCCGTCTGCGCGCCGCCGTCGACAAGGGCGATACGGCGGCCATGGTGGCGCTGGGCAACGCCTACCGCGAGGGCAAGGGCGTGGCCCCCGATCTGGCCGAGGCGGTGCGCCTTTACACCCTGGCGGCCAAGGCGGGCGACGCACGCGGCCAGTTCTCGCTGGGCGTGATGTACGACCAGGGCCTGGGAGTGGCGCAAAGCAACGCCCACGCCCTGAAATGGTTCCGCGAGGCGGCCAAGCAGGGCGACGCCCAGGCCCAGTTCAACCTGGGCAACATGATCCAGCAGGGGCGCGGCGTCGAATCCAGCGCCGAGGTGGCGGTCAAGTGGTTCCGGCAGGCGGCCGAACAGGGCGACGCCGGCGCCATCTTCGCGTTGGGCGCCCTTTACGAATCCGGCAAGGGGGTGGAGCAGGACGAGACCCAGGCGGTCGAGCTTTACCGCCAGGCCGCCGACCAGGGCCTGGCCAGCGCGCTGCACAACCTCGCCAACATGCTGCGCCAGGGACGCGGCACCGACGCCGACCCCACCGAGGCGGCCATGATGTGCCGCCGCGCCGCCGAGCAGGGCTTGCCCGAGGCCCAGTACAATTACGCGGTGATGCTGGCGCTGGGCCTGGGCGTGGACAAGGACGACGACGCGGCCATCCGCTGGTTCCGCCGCGCCGCCCAGTCGGGTGATCCGCGCGGCGAGGTGCAGGCGGCGGCGCTGGAAAGGCGCCGCACCGCGGAGGCCTCGTCATGA
- the hpnA gene encoding hopanoid-associated sugar epimerase, protein MPGPVLVTGATGFVGAAIVRALLARGEAVRVLARPTSDRRNVANLHVEVVEGRLEDAASLRKAMEGCRVLIHTAADYRIWVPDPAAMMQANVEGTRALMTAALAEKVERVVYTSSVATLGHIDGGVADEDTPSDISDKVGPYKQSKFLAEEVVRRMVAEQGLPAVICNPSTPVGPGDVKPTPTGRMIVEAASGRMPAYVDTGLNIVHVDDVAEGHLLALDKGRIGERYILGGDNLTLADILKKIADITGGRPPVMKLPRWPLYPLALGAETWARFFGGEPFVTIDGLKMSRWHMFFSSAKAERELGYRHRPADEALDAAVEWFKSIGEVS, encoded by the coding sequence ATGCCTGGACCTGTTCTCGTCACCGGAGCGACCGGATTCGTCGGCGCCGCCATCGTTCGCGCCCTGCTGGCCCGCGGCGAGGCCGTGCGCGTGCTGGCGCGCCCCACCTCGGACCGGCGCAACGTCGCCAACCTGCATGTGGAGGTGGTCGAGGGCCGGCTGGAAGACGCCGCCTCGCTCCGCAAGGCCATGGAAGGCTGCCGGGTGCTGATCCACACCGCCGCCGATTACCGCATCTGGGTGCCCGATCCGGCCGCCATGATGCAGGCCAACGTGGAAGGCACCCGCGCCCTGATGACCGCCGCCCTGGCCGAGAAGGTGGAGCGCGTGGTCTACACCTCGTCGGTGGCGACCTTGGGCCATATCGATGGCGGCGTGGCCGACGAGGACACGCCCAGCGACATCTCCGACAAGGTCGGCCCCTACAAGCAGTCCAAGTTCCTGGCCGAGGAGGTGGTGCGCCGCATGGTGGCCGAACAGGGTCTGCCGGCGGTGATCTGCAACCCGTCCACCCCCGTCGGCCCCGGCGACGTCAAGCCGACGCCCACGGGCCGCATGATCGTCGAGGCGGCCTCGGGCCGCATGCCGGCCTACGTGGATACCGGGCTGAACATCGTCCATGTGGACGACGTGGCCGAGGGCCATCTGCTGGCGCTGGACAAGGGCCGCATCGGCGAGCGCTACATCCTGGGCGGCGACAACCTGACCCTGGCCGACATCCTGAAGAAGATCGCCGACATCACCGGCGGGCGTCCGCCCGTCATGAAGCTGCCGCGCTGGCCGCTCTATCCGCTGGCGCTGGGCGCAGAGACCTGGGCCCGCTTCTTCGGCGGCGAGCCCTTCGTCACCATCGACGGGCTGAAAATGTCCAGGTGGCATATGTTCTTCTCCTCGGCCAAGGCCGAGCGGGAACTGGGGTACCGTCACCGTCCCGCCGACGAGGCGCTGGACGCGGCGGTGGAGTGGTTCAAGAGCATCGGGGAGGTCTCATGA
- a CDS encoding glycosyltransferase — MSLASLAGVVGAGAWAWLLTMRGSFWRIEDAPQAVVPEVWPQVVAVIPARDEADVIGATIESLLSQNYPGEFSVVLVDDHSSDGTAEAARKAAEEMGLSARVMVVEAPELPRGWTGKMWAQNHGVAVARAKFPESDLLLLSDADIRHGAGELRRTVSRMLAEGLDMASLMVRLSTESVWEKAIVPAFVFFFRMLYPFAWVKDSRSTTAAAAGGYVLIRPAMLEKIGGIKAIKDALIDDCTLAAAVKAHHGRLTIDLAEETISTRRYEGPEGLWRMISRSAYTQLRHSPALLLGTVVAMLLVFVAPPLLAMRNGGGASTGALAWAAMTIAYYPMVRYYRLFPAWALALPLVSLFYLGATLHSAWMFWRGRGGEWKGRVQDTHGQGARP, encoded by the coding sequence ATGAGTCTGGCATCACTTGCCGGCGTGGTCGGGGCGGGAGCCTGGGCCTGGCTGCTGACCATGCGCGGGTCGTTCTGGCGGATCGAGGATGCGCCCCAGGCCGTGGTGCCGGAAGTCTGGCCCCAGGTGGTGGCGGTGATTCCCGCCCGCGACGAGGCCGACGTCATCGGCGCCACCATCGAATCGCTTCTGTCCCAGAACTATCCCGGCGAATTCTCGGTGGTGCTGGTGGACGACCATTCCTCGGACGGCACGGCCGAAGCGGCGCGCAAGGCCGCCGAGGAGATGGGCCTGTCGGCCCGCGTGATGGTGGTCGAGGCCCCCGAGCTGCCCCGGGGCTGGACCGGCAAGATGTGGGCCCAGAACCACGGCGTGGCCGTGGCGCGGGCCAAATTCCCCGAGTCCGACCTGCTGCTGCTGTCGGACGCCGACATCCGCCACGGGGCGGGCGAGCTGCGCCGCACGGTGTCGCGCATGCTGGCCGAGGGCCTGGACATGGCCTCGCTGATGGTGCGGCTTTCCACCGAAAGCGTCTGGGAAAAGGCCATCGTTCCCGCCTTCGTGTTCTTCTTCCGCATGCTCTATCCCTTCGCCTGGGTGAAGGATTCGCGCTCGACCACGGCCGCCGCGGCCGGCGGCTACGTGCTGATCCGCCCGGCCATGCTGGAAAAGATCGGCGGCATCAAGGCCATCAAGGATGCGCTGATCGACGATTGCACCTTAGCCGCGGCGGTGAAGGCCCATCACGGGCGGCTGACCATCGATCTGGCCGAGGAGACCATCAGCACCCGGCGCTACGAGGGGCCGGAAGGACTGTGGCGGATGATTTCCCGCTCGGCCTATACCCAGCTGCGCCACTCGCCCGCCTTGCTGCTGGGCACCGTGGTCGCCATGCTGCTGGTCTTCGTCGCCCCTCCGCTGCTGGCCATGCGCAACGGCGGAGGCGCGTCCACCGGCGCGCTGGCCTGGGCGGCCATGACCATCGCCTATTATCCCATGGTGCGCTATTACCGGCTGTTCCCGGCCTGGGCGCTGGCCCTGCCGCTGGTGTCGCTGTTCTACCTGGGCGCCACGTTGCATTCCGCCTGGATGTTCTGGCGGGGCCGGGGCGGCGAGTGGAAGGGAAGGGTGCAAGACACCCACGGCCAGGGAGCACGTCCTTGA
- the hpnD gene encoding presqualene diphosphate synthase HpnD, which yields MSPAAFAIDPAQYEMVAEMVRASGTSFYWGMRLLDRPRRYAMYAIYAFCREVDDIADEPGEPDVKRARLAEWRVELDRLYAGVPTHAIAKALHGPVLQYNLPKEDFLAVIAGCESDAQPEVTGLSMAELELYCDRVACAVGRLSVRVFGPLRPKSIETANATGMALQLTNILRDVVVDSKIGRLYLPDELLTKHGIASRDPAEVVAHPNLVAVCRELGETARGYFAASDSAQAECSRSDMRPATLMKEMYREIFKRVEAEGFVPRDPPVKVSKAFKLWCILRHGLL from the coding sequence ATGAGCCCCGCCGCCTTCGCCATCGACCCCGCCCAGTACGAGATGGTGGCGGAGATGGTGCGCGCCTCGGGGACGTCGTTCTATTGGGGCATGCGTCTTCTGGACCGCCCCCGGCGCTACGCCATGTACGCCATCTACGCCTTCTGCCGCGAGGTGGACGACATCGCCGACGAGCCGGGTGAGCCGGACGTCAAGCGCGCCCGGCTGGCCGAGTGGCGGGTGGAGCTGGACCGGCTGTATGCCGGCGTTCCCACCCATGCCATCGCCAAGGCCCTGCATGGGCCGGTCCTCCAGTACAACCTGCCCAAGGAGGATTTCCTGGCGGTGATCGCCGGCTGCGAAAGCGATGCCCAGCCCGAGGTGACGGGCCTGTCCATGGCCGAGCTGGAGCTTTACTGCGACCGGGTGGCCTGCGCCGTCGGCCGTCTGTCGGTCCGGGTGTTCGGCCCCTTGCGGCCCAAATCCATCGAGACCGCCAACGCCACCGGCATGGCGCTGCAGCTGACCAACATCCTGCGCGACGTGGTGGTGGATTCCAAGATCGGCCGCCTGTACCTGCCCGACGAACTGCTGACCAAGCACGGCATCGCCAGCCGCGATCCGGCCGAAGTGGTGGCCCATCCCAATCTGGTGGCGGTATGCCGCGAACTGGGCGAGACGGCGCGGGGCTATTTCGCCGCCTCCGATTCCGCCCAGGCCGAGTGCTCCCGTTCCGACATGCGCCCGGCCACCCTGATGAAGGAGATGTACCGCGAGATTTTCAAGCGGGTCGAGGCCGAGGGCTTCGTGCCGCGCGACCCGCCCGTCAAAGTCTCGAAAGCCTTCAAGCTGTGGTGTATTCTCCGCCACGGTTTGCTCTGA
- the shc gene encoding squalene--hopene cyclase, which produces MSPSEINPRDFTAASFRDPLERAINESAEALLKQQREDGHWVFKLEADATIPAEYVLYLHYLDERDPELEKRIGVYLREIQEDHGGWPLFHRGDLNISASVKAYFALKAIGDDIDAPHMKKAREAILAHGGAATANVFTRTLLALFGQIPWKGVPIMPVEIMLLPRWFPFHMDKVSYWSRTVIAPLTVLMTKRPQARNPLGIHIQELFVTPPEKVTNWYLEPVRSNWAYLFRGIDMILQKVYRFFPKSVQDKAIEKAVAFVDERLNGEDGLGAIFPAMVNAVWMYDVLGVPKDDPRVVIAKQSIRNLVVEEGERAWVQPCLSPIWDTALATHAMLEVGTPEADAAVRKAADWMVARQITDVVGDWAVRRPGLAPGGWAFQYNNPHYPDVDDTAVVMAALDRIDPVKYAEPIEKGKVWIQGMQSEGGGWGAFDAENTSYYLNHIPFADHGALLDPPTADVSARCVSVLSVLGERGKDKVAHEGVDYLLREQEADGSWFGRWGTNYVYGTWSSLCALNAAGLPHDHPAFRKAVKWLESKQREDGGWGECGRSYWDDQPRGMGGPSTPSQTAWAVLGLMAAGETNSPAVAKGIDYLIRTRNEEGLWDEEHYTAVGFPRVFYLRYHGYRQFFPVWALARYRNLTTGNAGPVMHAL; this is translated from the coding sequence GTGTCTCCCAGCGAAATCAATCCCCGTGACTTCACCGCCGCCTCGTTCCGCGATCCCCTGGAGCGGGCGATCAACGAATCCGCCGAGGCCCTGCTGAAGCAGCAGCGCGAAGACGGCCACTGGGTGTTCAAGCTTGAAGCCGACGCCACCATCCCGGCCGAATACGTGCTGTACCTGCATTATCTGGACGAGCGCGACCCCGAACTGGAGAAGCGCATCGGCGTCTACCTGCGTGAAATCCAGGAAGACCACGGCGGCTGGCCGCTGTTCCATCGCGGTGATCTGAACATCAGCGCCTCGGTGAAGGCCTATTTCGCGCTCAAGGCCATCGGCGACGACATCGACGCGCCGCACATGAAGAAAGCGAGGGAGGCCATCCTGGCCCATGGCGGCGCCGCCACCGCCAACGTCTTCACCCGCACCCTGCTGGCGCTGTTCGGGCAGATCCCCTGGAAGGGCGTGCCCATCATGCCCGTCGAGATCATGCTGCTGCCGCGCTGGTTCCCCTTCCACATGGACAAGGTCAGCTACTGGTCGCGCACGGTCATCGCGCCGCTCACCGTCCTGATGACCAAGCGGCCCCAGGCCCGCAATCCGCTGGGCATCCATATCCAGGAGCTGTTCGTCACACCGCCGGAGAAGGTCACCAACTGGTATCTCGAGCCGGTGCGCTCCAACTGGGCCTATCTGTTCCGCGGCATCGACATGATCTTGCAGAAGGTCTACCGCTTCTTCCCCAAGTCGGTGCAGGACAAGGCCATCGAGAAGGCGGTGGCCTTCGTCGACGAGCGCCTGAACGGCGAGGATGGCTTGGGCGCCATCTTCCCGGCCATGGTCAACGCCGTGTGGATGTACGACGTGCTGGGCGTGCCCAAAGACGATCCCCGCGTGGTGATCGCCAAGCAGTCCATCCGCAATCTGGTGGTCGAGGAAGGCGAGCGCGCCTGGGTGCAGCCCTGCCTGTCGCCCATCTGGGACACGGCGCTGGCCACCCACGCCATGCTGGAGGTGGGAACGCCCGAGGCCGACGCGGCGGTGCGCAAGGCCGCCGACTGGATGGTGGCCCGCCAGATCACCGACGTGGTGGGCGACTGGGCGGTGCGCCGCCCGGGTCTCGCCCCCGGCGGCTGGGCCTTCCAGTACAACAACCCCCATTACCCCGACGTGGACGACACCGCCGTGGTGATGGCGGCCTTGGACCGCATCGATCCGGTGAAGTACGCCGAGCCCATCGAGAAGGGCAAGGTGTGGATTCAGGGCATGCAGTCCGAGGGCGGCGGCTGGGGCGCGTTCGACGCCGAGAACACCAGCTACTACCTCAACCACATCCCCTTCGCCGACCACGGCGCGCTGCTCGACCCGCCCACCGCCGACGTGTCGGCCCGCTGCGTCTCGGTACTCTCGGTGCTGGGCGAGCGGGGCAAGGACAAGGTGGCGCACGAAGGCGTCGACTACCTGCTGCGCGAGCAGGAGGCCGACGGCTCGTGGTTCGGCCGCTGGGGCACCAATTACGTCTACGGCACGTGGTCGTCCTTGTGCGCGCTCAACGCCGCCGGCCTGCCCCACGACCATCCCGCCTTCCGCAAGGCGGTCAAGTGGCTGGAATCCAAGCAGCGCGAAGACGGCGGCTGGGGCGAATGCGGCCGGTCCTACTGGGACGACCAGCCCAGGGGCATGGGCGGCCCCTCGACGCCGTCCCAGACCGCCTGGGCGGTGCTGGGCCTGATGGCGGCGGGCGAGACCAACAGCCCGGCGGTGGCCAAGGGCATCGACTACCTGATCCGCACCAGGAACGAGGAAGGCCTGTGGGACGAGGAGCATTACACGGCGGTGGGCTTCCCCCGCGTGTTCTATCTGCGCTACCACGGCTATCGCCAGTTCTTCCCCGTCTGGGCCCTGGCCCGCTACCGCAACCTCACCACCGGCAATGCCGGTCCCGTGATGCATGCCCTCTGA